The Brasilonema sennae CENA114 genome includes a region encoding these proteins:
- a CDS encoding metal ABC transporter permease produces the protein MLSLLLEPLSYEFMRNALVIGILVGILCPVVGSYLIVQRMALLGDVIAHCVLPGLSISFFLGIDILIGAFVSGIMSTFLIAWIRSQSRVKVDAAMALTFSSFFALGVTLITVLKNKIDLDSFLFGDILGVTSSDIYRTLIITLLILSATKLFYKELLFYTFDRTGAQATGLPVNAIHFGFMAATTLTIIASMQAVGVILVISLLVGPALTAYLLVKELHQMMATGALIGAIASITGVYISYYHNIPSGPAIVLVSSMLFLLALFFSPSGGILTRPDLAAHSLSIFNRFRRDR, from the coding sequence ATGTTGAGCTTGCTGCTAGAACCCCTAAGTTACGAATTTATGCGGAATGCCCTGGTGATTGGCATTCTAGTTGGTATTCTCTGTCCTGTTGTTGGTAGTTATTTAATTGTCCAACGCATGGCATTACTAGGAGATGTGATTGCTCACTGTGTACTGCCTGGACTTTCAATTTCCTTTTTCTTGGGAATTGATATTTTGATTGGGGCTTTTGTATCCGGGATTATGAGTACATTTTTAATTGCCTGGATTCGCTCGCAATCTCGGGTGAAAGTGGATGCAGCAATGGCACTGACATTTTCCAGCTTCTTTGCGTTGGGAGTGACACTAATTACAGTTTTGAAAAATAAGATAGATCTAGATAGTTTTTTATTTGGAGATATTCTTGGCGTTACCTCTAGTGATATTTACCGGACACTCATTATTACCTTACTCATTCTGAGTGCAACTAAGCTGTTTTACAAAGAATTGTTATTCTATACTTTCGACCGTACAGGTGCTCAGGCAACTGGTTTACCCGTTAATGCTATTCACTTCGGCTTTATGGCGGCAACGACCCTGACGATTATTGCTAGTATGCAAGCAGTCGGTGTTATCCTCGTGATTTCGCTGCTGGTAGGACCTGCCCTCACCGCTTATCTTTTAGTCAAAGAACTGCATCAGATGATGGCAACAGGAGCATTGATTGGTGCGATCGCCAGCATAACGGGGGTCTACATTAGCTATTACCACAATATACCCTCTGGGCCTGCGATTGTGCTGGTTTCATCCATGCTGTTTTTGCTGGCGCTCTTTTTTAGCCCATCTGGTGGTATCCTCACCCGACCGGAT
- a CDS encoding metal ABC transporter ATP-binding protein produces MLEVQCLAVNYRGVSGLEPVSFQIANSQVVGIIGPNGAGKSTMMKAMLGLVPKVSGSVQYCLSPLHQQLQKVAYVPQRSQIDWDYPITVWNVVMMARTRQIGWFRTPGKAAREIVTSALEQVEMLALKHRRIGELSGGQQQRVFLARALAQQAEILLFDEPFTGVDKKTEAIIFDVFSELRSLGKILLVSSHEWGQALHRLDRLLLLNKCLIADGSPQQVMTPENLHRAYGTSLQNPLYQDWDSSLFC; encoded by the coding sequence ATGTTAGAGGTTCAGTGCCTAGCTGTTAATTATCGAGGTGTTAGTGGTTTAGAGCCTGTGAGCTTCCAGATTGCGAACAGCCAAGTCGTGGGGATTATTGGTCCCAATGGTGCAGGGAAAAGCACGATGATGAAAGCAATGCTGGGCTTAGTTCCAAAAGTCAGTGGAAGTGTGCAGTATTGTCTGAGTCCACTGCATCAACAGCTACAAAAAGTTGCGTATGTACCGCAGCGATCGCAAATAGACTGGGACTATCCCATCACCGTCTGGAATGTAGTCATGATGGCACGTACACGGCAGATTGGCTGGTTTCGCACTCCAGGGAAAGCGGCAAGAGAAATTGTAACATCAGCATTAGAGCAAGTCGAAATGCTTGCGCTCAAACATCGTCGTATTGGTGAGCTATCCGGTGGACAGCAACAGCGAGTATTCTTAGCGCGTGCTTTGGCGCAACAAGCAGAAATTCTGCTGTTTGATGAGCCATTTACGGGAGTGGATAAGAAGACTGAAGCGATTATTTTTGATGTGTTTTCAGAGTTGCGATCGCTTGGCAAAATTTTACTGGTGAGTAGCCATGAATGGGGACAGGCATTGCACCGATTAGACCGATTACTCTTATTGAATAAATGCTTGATTGCTGATGGTTCACCACAACAGGTGATGACTCCAGAGAATTTGCATCGAGCGTATGGCACAAGCTTGCAGAATCCCTTATATCAAGATTGGGATTCATCGTTGTTTTGTTGA
- a CDS encoding metal ABC transporter solute-binding protein, Zn/Mn family produces the protein MYIPQRQFWKSAVLALSMGLLASCSSSPSTSQNNQTSTTAPDASSTQVSTTTTGKGLKVVATNTVLCDMAQQVAASTIDLTCLMKPGADPHVYQPTPEDRKAIEDGKLILYGGYNFEPSLIKLIQSTSNIAPKVAVDEIAVPTPQKFEEDGKTVVDPHVWHNAQNGIAMVKTIQESFAKVAPENASLYQKNAQAITTQLGQIDTWIKSEVATIPQQSRKLVTTHDALGYYSKAYNIPVEGALEGISTEEKPTAARVKELVKKIKDSKVPTIFAELSINPKLISTVAKEANVKVAQQELFADGLGEKGSQGDTYQKTLISNTKTIVEGLGGKYTPFQAK, from the coding sequence ATGTATATTCCGCAGCGTCAATTTTGGAAATCAGCAGTCCTTGCTTTAAGTATGGGATTGTTAGCAAGTTGCAGTTCTTCTCCATCCACCAGTCAAAACAATCAAACCAGCACAACAGCACCAGATGCCAGTTCTACGCAAGTTTCTACTACGACGACTGGTAAAGGTCTAAAAGTTGTAGCAACCAATACAGTTTTGTGTGACATGGCTCAGCAAGTTGCAGCGAGTACGATTGATTTGACTTGCTTGATGAAGCCAGGAGCAGATCCCCACGTTTACCAACCAACGCCAGAAGACCGTAAGGCAATTGAAGATGGCAAGCTAATTTTATACGGCGGTTACAACTTTGAACCGAGTCTGATCAAGTTGATTCAATCTACCTCGAATATTGCTCCCAAAGTTGCGGTTGATGAAATCGCTGTTCCCACTCCCCAGAAATTTGAGGAAGACGGTAAGACGGTTGTTGATCCTCACGTTTGGCACAATGCTCAAAATGGGATTGCTATGGTGAAAACTATTCAAGAAAGTTTCGCCAAGGTTGCTCCGGAAAATGCTTCACTTTACCAGAAAAATGCCCAAGCAATCACTACCCAATTAGGACAAATCGATACTTGGATCAAATCAGAGGTTGCTACTATTCCTCAGCAATCCCGCAAGCTGGTGACAACTCATGATGCTTTGGGATACTACTCTAAGGCGTATAATATTCCTGTTGAAGGAGCTTTAGAAGGTATCTCTACAGAAGAGAAACCCACAGCGGCTAGGGTTAAAGAATTGGTGAAAAAAATTAAAGACAGCAAAGTACCTACAATTTTTGCTGAGTTAAGCATCAATCCTAAGTTGATTTCAACAGTGGCAAAAGAAGCTAACGTCAAAGTTGCACAACAAGAACTCTTTGCTGATGGATTAGGCGAGAAAGGCAGTCAGGGTGACACCTATCAAAAAACGTTAATTTCCAATACAAAAACGATTGTGGAAGGACTGGGAGGCAAATACACGCCTTTTCAAGCAAAGTAG
- a CDS encoding response regulator transcription factor: MYTSESTKYPHTAEIGQRSRILVVEDEELIREMLVLALEEEGYGVVSATDGRVAVEYLKSYELSSPELSFDLVILDLMLPHINGLDICRLIRFQGNPVPILMLSAKGSETDRVLGLEVGADDYLTKPFSMRELVARCRALLRRQRLSCLPQLPVLQYKDVTLYPQECRVLVRSQEVNLSPKEFRLLELFMSYARRVWSREQLLDQVWGPDFVGDSKTVDVHIRWLREKLEIDPSRPEYVVTVRGFGYRFG; the protein is encoded by the coding sequence ATGTATACCAGCGAATCGACCAAGTATCCCCACACAGCAGAAATCGGACAAAGAAGCCGCATTCTGGTAGTAGAAGATGAAGAGCTTATCCGGGAAATGCTTGTTCTAGCTTTGGAAGAGGAAGGTTATGGAGTGGTAAGTGCCACTGATGGGCGGGTGGCTGTTGAATACCTCAAAAGTTATGAACTCAGTTCACCAGAGCTTTCCTTTGACCTGGTGATTCTTGATTTGATGCTGCCTCACATTAACGGATTAGACATCTGCCGCTTGATCCGATTTCAAGGAAACCCAGTTCCAATTTTAATGCTAAGTGCTAAAGGAAGTGAAACAGACCGTGTTCTGGGGCTGGAGGTAGGAGCAGATGACTACTTAACCAAACCTTTTAGTATGCGGGAGTTAGTGGCTCGTTGTCGTGCTTTGCTGCGTCGCCAACGCTTGAGCTGTTTGCCTCAGCTACCAGTCCTTCAGTATAAAGATGTGACTTTGTATCCCCAAGAATGTCGGGTGTTGGTTCGCTCTCAAGAGGTGAATTTGTCACCAAAGGAATTCCGGCTGCTGGAATTGTTTATGAGCTACGCCCGTAGGGTCTGGTCGCGCGAGCAATTGCTAGACCAGGTTTGGGGACCAGATTTTGTTGGAGACAGCAAAACTGTGGACGTGCATATTCGCTGGCTACGCGAAAAACTAGAGATAGACCCCAGTCGTCCAGAATATGTTGTGACTGTACGAGGTTTTGGCTATCGATTTGGATAG
- a CDS encoding ATP-binding protein, giving the protein MLILGFLLGLAVGAIFWVWQQVQLNRYLEKVLRPLTAHSSDVALLIPDLRHGIRLFVQQRQQLQQLLQTYEDLLEFAPVGYLQVDEENQLLWCNEQAQKMLYLQRWQPGQVRLLLELIRSYELDQLIGQTRDRQKSQVKEWVFHPSCEDVTAMSEVKSLMLQATSLPLPLGQVGVFIENHQPVVDINKARERAFSDLAHELRTPLTSIRLVVETLQDRVKPPLDRWVNRLLQEVDRLIHLVQSWLDLTQLETNPTIELHRQSVEVRSLILSVWETLTPLAQQHQIEITYSGPDTVSINADESRIYQVFLNLLDNSIKYSSPNTTIVIEAKIVSEHNNQEPVLQINIIDSGTGFSQADLPHVFERFYRGDQSRSRITSSQSHSTTTIVGSGLGLAIVRQIVLAHGGCIKAMNHPHTGGAWLQVELPGVVAISSSQDYI; this is encoded by the coding sequence ATGCTGATACTAGGATTTTTACTGGGTTTAGCGGTAGGCGCAATTTTTTGGGTGTGGCAACAGGTTCAACTGAACCGTTACCTAGAGAAAGTATTGCGACCGTTAACCGCCCATTCTTCTGACGTGGCGCTGCTAATTCCTGACTTGCGCCACGGAATTAGATTATTTGTCCAGCAACGCCAACAATTGCAGCAGTTGCTTCAAACATACGAAGACCTGCTAGAGTTCGCACCAGTGGGGTATTTGCAGGTTGACGAAGAAAATCAACTGCTTTGGTGTAACGAACAGGCACAAAAAATGTTGTATCTGCAAAGATGGCAACCTGGACAAGTGCGCTTGTTGTTAGAGTTAATAAGATCCTACGAACTTGACCAATTAATTGGACAAACGCGCGATCGCCAAAAGTCACAGGTCAAAGAGTGGGTATTTCATCCTTCTTGCGAAGATGTGACAGCTATGTCGGAGGTGAAATCTCTTATGTTACAAGCAACAAGCTTACCCTTGCCCCTTGGGCAAGTAGGAGTCTTTATAGAAAACCATCAGCCAGTGGTGGATATAAACAAAGCACGTGAGCGTGCTTTTTCTGACCTAGCACACGAACTGAGAACTCCACTCACCTCAATACGTCTGGTTGTCGAAACATTACAAGACCGCGTGAAACCACCTTTGGATCGTTGGGTTAACCGCCTTTTGCAGGAGGTTGACAGATTGATTCACTTAGTGCAAAGTTGGCTAGATTTGACTCAACTAGAAACTAACCCTACCATTGAATTGCATCGCCAATCAGTGGAAGTGCGATCGCTGATTTTGTCTGTCTGGGAGACTCTAACACCTCTAGCACAACAACACCAGATTGAAATCACCTATTCTGGTCCAGATACTGTCTCGATTAACGCTGATGAGTCTCGCATTTACCAGGTGTTTCTCAATCTGCTAGATAATAGTATCAAATACAGCTCACCAAATACAACCATTGTCATTGAAGCAAAAATCGTTTCCGAACACAACAACCAAGAACCAGTACTACAAATCAACATTATTGACTCCGGTACGGGTTTTTCTCAAGCAGATTTACCTCATGTATTTGAGAGATTTTATCGGGGGGATCAATCACGCTCTCGTATAACAAGCTCACAAAGCCATTCGACTACGACAATTGTTGGTAGTGGTTTGGGTTTGGCAATTGTCCGGCAAATTGTTCTTGCCCACGGCGGTTGCATAAAAGCCATGAATCATCCTCATACTGGAGGAGCATGGTTACAAGTTGAACTCCCTGGCGTCGTGGCAATTTCCTCGAGCCAAGATTATATTTAG
- the phoU gene encoding phosphate signaling complex protein PhoU, whose translation MFETTRVKVPLYSPNTERPQLAREIRRLEQDVLRMGALVEQSFRLSHQALFTRNLTTAEVLPVLDKKIDRFYRQIELDCTAIMTQQAPTAQDLRCLSAFMQLVRDLERIGDYAKDLAKIAIKIFPYAPHFCLPEIAVMSQHAQAMLATSLVALADLDEVNGRSIKRLDDAVDNAYERLYHTLAHQRCDEGVVEPILLLVLAIRCLERMADHATNIGQRVAYIVTGQRG comes from the coding sequence ATGTTTGAGACTACAAGAGTGAAAGTCCCCCTTTATAGTCCCAATACTGAAAGACCCCAGCTAGCTCGTGAGATTAGACGCTTAGAGCAAGATGTATTGCGTATGGGGGCTTTGGTAGAACAATCATTTCGTTTAAGTCACCAAGCCTTATTCACCCGCAATTTAACAACAGCTGAGGTACTTCCTGTTTTAGATAAAAAGATTGATCGCTTTTATAGACAAATAGAATTAGACTGTACGGCAATCATGACGCAGCAAGCTCCTACAGCTCAAGATTTGCGTTGTTTAAGTGCCTTCATGCAACTTGTGCGTGATCTAGAACGCATTGGCGACTATGCTAAGGATTTGGCTAAAATTGCAATCAAAATTTTTCCCTATGCGCCTCATTTTTGTTTACCAGAGATTGCAGTCATGTCTCAGCATGCACAAGCAATGTTAGCAACGAGTTTAGTGGCGTTGGCAGATTTAGATGAAGTCAACGGGCGCAGTATAAAGCGACTCGATGATGCTGTAGATAATGCTTATGAACGGCTTTATCACACCTTAGCTCATCAACGATGCGACGAAGGTGTGGTTGAGCCGATTCTGCTCTTGGTACTGGCGATTCGTTGTTTGGAACGCATGGCAGACCACGCGACCAACATCGGTCAACGTGTGGCATATATTGTGACTGGTCAACGGGGTTGA
- the ftsH2 gene encoding ATP-dependent zinc metalloprotease FtsH2: protein MKFSWRVLVLWTLPALVIGFFFWQGAFSGTPTDMSKNTATTRMTYGRFLEYLDSDRVSNVDLYEGGRTAIVEAVDPELENRVQRVRVDLPSNSPELITKLKEKGVSFDAHPMRNDGAIWGLLGNLIFPILLITGLFFLFRRSSNMPGGPGQAMNFGKSKARFQMEAKTGVKFDDVAGIEEAKEELQEVVTFLKQPEKFTAVGARIPKGVLLVGPPGTGKTLLAKAIAGEAGVPFFSISGSEFVEMFVGVGASRVRDLFKKAKDNAPCIIFIDEIDAVGRQRGAGIGGGNDEREQTLNQLLTEMDGFEGNTGIIIIAATNRPDVLDAALLRPGRFDRQVTVDAPDVKGRLEVLKVHARNKKLDPSVSLEVIARRTPGFTGADLANLLNEAAILTARRRKEAITILEIDDAVDRVVAGMEGTPLVDSKSKRLIAYHEIGHAIAGTLLKDHDPVQKVTLIPRGQAQGLTWFTPNEEQGLITRGQLKARITGALGGRAAEDVIFGSAEVTTGAGGDLQQVSGMARQMVTRFGMSDLGPISLESQQGEVFLGRDWMTRSEYSESIASRVDAQVRIIVEECYQTARRFILENRIVMDRLVDLLIEKETIDGEEFRQIVAEYTSVPEKPQFMPSI from the coding sequence ATGAAATTCTCTTGGAGAGTCCTAGTACTCTGGACATTGCCTGCATTGGTGATTGGCTTTTTCTTCTGGCAAGGAGCTTTTTCTGGTACTCCGACAGACATGAGTAAGAATACAGCCACCACCCGCATGACTTATGGTCGCTTTTTAGAATACTTGGACTCTGATCGGGTAAGCAACGTTGATTTATATGAAGGCGGAAGGACGGCGATCGTGGAAGCCGTCGATCCAGAACTGGAAAACCGCGTACAACGGGTACGGGTGGATTTGCCTTCTAACTCTCCGGAACTGATTACCAAGCTCAAAGAAAAAGGAGTTAGTTTTGACGCCCATCCGATGCGCAATGATGGGGCAATTTGGGGACTGTTGGGTAATCTGATTTTTCCTATTTTATTGATTACCGGGCTGTTCTTTTTGTTCCGTCGTTCTAGTAACATGCCTGGTGGTCCCGGTCAAGCTATGAACTTCGGAAAATCAAAAGCTCGCTTCCAGATGGAAGCAAAAACTGGAGTGAAGTTTGACGACGTTGCAGGTATTGAAGAAGCCAAAGAAGAACTGCAAGAAGTTGTCACCTTCCTCAAACAACCAGAAAAATTCACAGCTGTAGGTGCACGCATTCCCAAAGGAGTTCTGTTAGTTGGACCTCCCGGAACAGGTAAGACATTGCTTGCAAAGGCGATCGCTGGTGAAGCAGGCGTACCATTCTTCAGCATTTCTGGTTCAGAATTTGTAGAAATGTTCGTAGGTGTAGGTGCATCCCGCGTCCGCGATCTGTTTAAGAAAGCAAAAGATAACGCCCCCTGTATCATCTTTATTGATGAAATTGACGCCGTAGGACGGCAAAGAGGTGCAGGTATCGGCGGTGGAAACGATGAGCGGGAACAAACCCTCAACCAACTGCTCACCGAAATGGATGGTTTTGAGGGTAACACTGGTATTATTATCATTGCTGCTACCAACCGTCCTGATGTTTTAGATGCAGCATTGTTACGTCCCGGACGATTTGACAGACAAGTCACTGTCGATGCACCCGACGTTAAAGGACGTTTGGAAGTTTTAAAAGTCCACGCTCGTAACAAGAAACTAGACCCCAGCGTTTCTTTAGAAGTTATTGCTCGCCGCACCCCAGGTTTTACAGGTGCAGATTTAGCAAACTTGCTCAATGAAGCTGCTATTCTCACAGCCAGACGCCGTAAGGAAGCGATCACGATTTTAGAAATCGATGATGCTGTGGATCGGGTTGTTGCTGGTATGGAAGGCACACCTCTGGTCGATAGCAAGAGCAAACGCTTGATTGCTTACCACGAAATTGGACATGCGATCGCAGGTACATTACTCAAAGACCACGATCCAGTCCAAAAAGTGACTTTAATTCCAAGGGGACAAGCACAAGGGTTAACCTGGTTTACTCCCAATGAGGAGCAAGGCTTAATCACTCGCGGTCAACTCAAAGCCAGAATTACTGGTGCTTTAGGTGGTCGTGCAGCAGAAGACGTGATTTTTGGTTCCGCCGAAGTCACAACTGGTGCTGGAGGCGACTTACAGCAAGTTAGCGGTATGGCACGGCAAATGGTGACAAGGTTTGGGATGTCTGATTTAGGACCGATATCCTTGGAAAGCCAACAGGGAGAAGTCTTCTTGGGTCGTGACTGGATGACTCGCTCAGAATATTCAGAGTCAATTGCATCTCGTGTTGATGCACAAGTCCGCATCATTGTCGAAGAATGCTACCAGACAGCAAGGCGGTTTATACTGGAAAATCGCATCGTAATGGATCGCTTAGTGGACTTGCTGATTGAGAAAGAAACTATTGACGGTGAAGAATTCCGTCAAATTGTCGCTGAGTACACTAGCGTACCTGAAAAGCCGCAGTTTATGCCCAGTATTTAA
- a CDS encoding RNA-guided endonuclease InsQ/TnpB family protein — protein MEWIKEKGICQKITQYAFDQLGAAYDRFFKGLGGYPKFKKKGQNDSFTIDAGGKPILVGGMRVKLPTIGWVKTYEGLPHTTTTKLSISRIADDWYIAFAYEAETEITSKLVDVVGVDLGIKELATLSTGVTFPNPKAYLKFIQKLKRLSKAHCRKTKGSSNRHKSKIKLAKHHNRVSNIRKDSLHKVTNYLCKNHAAIVIEDLNVSGMMQNRKLAQSIADCGFHEFKRQLEYKCKKFGSKLVLASRWYPSSKTCSNCGCKKESLSLSERVYSCKHCGHVIDRDLNAAINLSHCSTRVPPA, from the coding sequence CTGGAATGGATTAAGGAAAAAGGAATTTGTCAAAAAATCACTCAATATGCTTTTGACCAATTAGGCGCAGCTTACGACCGATTTTTTAAAGGGCTGGGCGGGTATCCAAAATTCAAAAAGAAAGGTCAGAATGATTCTTTCACTATTGATGCAGGTGGTAAACCTATACTTGTAGGTGGTATGCGCGTTAAGCTCCCGACCATTGGTTGGGTCAAAACTTATGAAGGTTTACCTCATACAACAACTACCAAACTATCAATATCCCGAATAGCTGATGACTGGTACATTGCTTTTGCATATGAAGCCGAAACTGAGATTACGTCAAAGTTAGTAGATGTTGTAGGCGTGGATTTAGGAATAAAAGAACTGGCTACACTTAGTACTGGTGTTACGTTCCCTAATCCAAAAGCCTACTTGAAGTTTATCCAAAAACTTAAACGATTGTCTAAGGCTCATTGTCGAAAAACTAAAGGCAGTAGCAATCGTCACAAGTCAAAGATTAAATTAGCAAAGCATCATAACCGAGTTTCAAACATTCGCAAAGATTCACTTCATAAAGTCACCAACTACTTATGCAAAAACCACGCTGCGATAGTAATTGAGGACTTAAATGTTTCGGGTATGATGCAAAATCGTAAGCTTGCTCAATCCATAGCTGATTGCGGATTCCATGAATTCAAAAGACAACTTGAATACAAATGCAAGAAGTTTGGAAGCAAGCTAGTTTTGGCGTCTAGGTGGTATCCATCTTCTAAAACTTGTAGTAATTGTGGTTGCAAGAAAGAATCCCTATCATTAAGTGAACGTGTCTATTCATGTAAACATTGTGGACATGTAATAGATAGGGATTTAAACGCAGCAATCAATTTGAGCCACTGCTCGACTAGGGTTCCCCCGGCTTAA
- a CDS encoding helix-turn-helix domain-containing protein, with translation MLLSIKTKLKLTSEQKTIMSKHAGIARFTYNWGLATWQNLYQDGYKPNKFLLKKFFNN, from the coding sequence GTGCTTTTATCCATCAAAACAAAGTTAAAACTGACAAGCGAGCAAAAAACCATAATGAGTAAGCACGCAGGTATTGCGCGTTTCACCTACAACTGGGGTTTGGCGACTTGGCAAAATTTATATCAAGATGGATATAAGCCAAACAAATTTCTTCTCAAAAAGTTCTTTAACAACTGA
- the gltX gene encoding glutamate--tRNA ligase produces the protein MTVRVRIAPSPTGNLHIGTARTAVFNWLFARHHGGQFILRIEDTDLERSRPEYTENIFQGLRWLGLTWDEGPFFQTKRLEMYKSAVQTLFDKKLAYRCYTTPEELEALREAQKARNEAPRYDNRHRNLTPEQEAAYKAEGRNFVIRFKIDDDREIVWNDLVREKMVWRGSDLGGDMVIARAAADGIGVPLYNFAVVVDDIDMQITHVIRGEDHIANTAKQILLYEAFGAKMPEFAHTPLILNQEGRKLSKRDGVTSIFDFKQMGFIAQAMVNYMTLLGWSAPDSTQEIFTLEEAAKLFSFERVNKAGAKFDWAKLDWINSQYLHNMSVDKLTDLLIPFWEEAGYPLTQGRDRAWLEELVVLIGPSLTRLVDAVAMSKLFFVETVEFSDEATAQLKQEGSVATLNSVIAALENHQLTQASAQEIIKKVVKEQNVKKGVVMKALRAGLTGDLHGPDLIQSWLLLNQIGLDKPRLIEAVKQVRLS, from the coding sequence GTGACTGTTAGAGTCCGTATAGCCCCCAGTCCAACTGGGAATCTACACATAGGAACAGCAAGGACAGCTGTATTTAACTGGTTGTTTGCCCGCCACCACGGTGGTCAGTTTATTCTGCGCATTGAAGACACAGACTTGGAGCGATCGCGTCCCGAATACACCGAAAATATTTTCCAAGGTCTGCGCTGGCTAGGACTGACATGGGATGAAGGACCATTTTTCCAAACTAAGCGTCTGGAAATGTACAAAAGTGCGGTTCAAACCCTTTTTGATAAAAAACTTGCATATCGCTGCTACACCACGCCAGAAGAATTAGAAGCGCTGCGTGAGGCTCAAAAAGCTAGAAATGAAGCTCCGCGCTACGATAACCGTCACCGCAATCTTACACCAGAACAAGAAGCCGCATACAAAGCCGAAGGACGTAACTTTGTCATTCGTTTCAAAATTGATGACGACCGGGAAATTGTCTGGAATGACCTGGTACGGGAAAAGATGGTTTGGCGAGGTAGCGATTTAGGCGGTGATATGGTTATTGCTCGCGCCGCAGCAGATGGTATTGGTGTCCCACTCTACAATTTTGCGGTTGTGGTGGATGACATAGATATGCAAATTACCCATGTCATTCGCGGAGAAGACCACATCGCCAACACCGCGAAGCAAATTCTGCTGTATGAAGCTTTTGGCGCAAAAATGCCAGAGTTTGCCCATACACCTTTGATTTTGAATCAAGAAGGACGCAAGCTTTCCAAGCGGGATGGAGTCACATCCATTTTTGACTTTAAGCAAATGGGCTTTATTGCTCAAGCTATGGTGAATTATATGACACTACTGGGTTGGTCAGCCCCAGACTCGACTCAGGAAATTTTCACCTTGGAAGAAGCAGCTAAGTTATTTAGTTTTGAGCGTGTTAATAAAGCCGGGGCAAAATTCGACTGGGCGAAGCTGGATTGGATAAACAGTCAGTATCTTCACAATATGTCAGTGGATAAGCTGACAGATTTGCTCATTCCATTCTGGGAAGAAGCAGGATATCCATTGACACAAGGACGTGACCGTGCTTGGTTAGAGGAGCTTGTCGTTTTAATTGGTCCGAGTTTGACTCGCCTTGTTGATGCAGTGGCTATGAGCAAACTGTTTTTTGTTGAAACAGTTGAATTTAGTGATGAAGCAACTGCTCAATTAAAACAAGAAGGTTCTGTAGCTACCCTCAACAGTGTTATTGCTGCTTTGGAAAATCATCAACTCACACAAGCCAGCGCTCAAGAAATTATTAAGAAAGTCGTTAAAGAACAAAACGTCAAAAAAGGCGTGGTGATGAAAGCACTTCGCGCTGGCTTAACAGGAGATTTGCATGGTCCTGACTTAATCCAATCCTGGTTACTTTTGAATCAAATTGGTTTAGACAAGCCGCGTTTGATTGAGGCGGTAAAACAAGTGAGGTTGTCCTAA